CGACTAAGGCAGGGCACATTACAGGTACGGAGCTTTATATCGACGGTGGGGAATCCCTTTTACAAGGATAAACTGGTGGTTGTTTAGAAGTAGGTATCACGCTTCAATTATCAGTATGGTATGACCGGAATTATTGTATTAAGTAAAAGCCTGTCTAAGAGGGATTCATATACCTCTTAGACAGGCTTTGGTGTTTTTAAACAACAAGGAGTAGGTAACTTAGGTTTTTGAGACGCTGATTGTTTTAATGTTTTGTAGTGTATAAGGCTTAAAATCTTGATGTGACGGATCAGCAGAGGTAATTAACGTATGAATATTTTCTAAAGGCAGCCAGCGGACGAGAGATTTTTGTTCGAGCTTGCTATGATCCACTAATAACACGATTTTTTCCGACAATTCGGCAATCCTTTTTTTTGTTTGTGCCTGCATCTCATGACTGTCACTCACACCCCACTCACTGTCAACGGCAGTACATGACATGAAAAAGGTGTCAATATGATAGTCGTTAATCATTTTATCAGACGAGAAACCTACGAGAGACATAGATTCTTGTCGCAAATATCCGCCGGTTAACATCACCGTAATGGCCTTCTTCTTTGCTAATTCAATGGAGGCATGAATAGAGTTGGTAATGACCGTTAAGGGCTTATCTTCTAGGGCCTTTGCCAACTGCAAACTGGTTGTACTGGCATCTAACGCAATAATTTCACCCTCATTTACTAATTTAACAGCCTCTTTTGCCATCGCTTTTTTCTCATCTAAAAACTTCTTTTCTCGCTCAAGAGAAGGTGTTTCAAATCCTTCTACTTGTCTAGGAATGGCACCGCCTCGTACACGAATTAACTGTTTCTGCTCTTCAAGTATTTCTAAGTCACGTCTAATTGTTTCTTCCGTTACATCCAGTTGTTCACTTAACTCGGAAACTCTCACTTTTTCCTTTTCTTGTAATTGGTGAAGTATTTGGCTGTGCCGTTTATCGGCCTTTGATTCCCTAGACAGGTTTATTGAAGATCGCATCGTTCATCTCTCCATTATGTATAGTTTATCTATCATAGATAACCGTTCGTAAGACTCGCGCTCAAAATAGAGAGCAGAGCTAAAGCTATTTAGGCGGGAAATAACGAACGCTAATGTCCTGATTAACTCAACTTCCAATCAGTGCGATAAGGATGAAAACGCCAATGATTGAAGGGTCATTTTATAGTATTCATTATACGCATTTAAATGTAACTTAGCCACTAAAATAACTAACAATAACTTTTGAAAAACAAATAATTGTTTTGAAACAAATATAAAATATTGAAAACAAAAAATACTGCCCTTATAATAAACAAAGAACCACTACTATAGTTAACGGAGGTTATTATGGTCAAATATTTATGGAATGATAGTGACGCACGTGAACTGTCCCCTGGATTAGACGAGCTTGTTTATCGCTCAAACCTTATTGGATCGGATAGGGCTATTTGTAACTGGGGTGGTGGAAACACATCACTGAAAACAGTAGAGAAAGATTTTCGAGGCAGAGAGATTGATGTTATGTGGGTAAAAGGAAGCGGCTCTGATTTAGCAACGATGTCACATAAAAATTTTACTGGTTTAAACTTAACGGATATTCGTCCTTTAATGGCACGAGATCATATGTCCGATGAGGAGATGGTTTCATATCTTTCCCATTGTATGATAGACAGTACTCATCCCCGTTCATCTATTGAAACATTACTTCATGCCTTTTTACCGTATCCGCATGTGGACCATACACATCCTGACGCTATTATTAGTATTTGTTGTGCTCATAATGGAAAAGAAATAGCAAGAGAGATTTTCGGTGATCGCTTTGTTTGGGTGCCCTATGTCAGACCAGGTTTTACACTTTCAAAGATGATTGCTGAAGGAGTGAAAAATCACCCTAGGGCAGATCTTGTGTTAATGGAAAAGCATGGCCTTGTCGTGTGGGGTGATACAGCGAAAGAAAGTTATGATAAAACGATCGCTGTCATTAATGAAGCGGAAGAATACATTAAGAAGCAACGAAATGGAAAGTGCCTGTTCGGTGGTGAAAAGTATTCAACATTGGTTAGGGAAGAGCGTCGAGCTATTTTAGCGGAGATTATGCCTTATTTAAGAGGACAAGTTTATGAAGAAGAGGCGATGATTTTAACGTACAAGGATGAGCCGGAAATTCTTGAATTTATCAATAGCCACGACGCTGATACATTATCTCAAATAGGTGCGGCGTGTCCTGACCATCTCGTACACACGAAACGACTACCGTTATATCTCGATTGGGACCCTGCGACAAAAGATGTAACATCTCTTAAACAATTCATTAATAACGGTATTGAAGCCTATAAAGACGCCTATAAAGCTTACTTTGAGCGCAATAAAAATGAAGGGGATACGATGTTTGAACCTTCACCACGTGTCATATTAATCCCTGGTCTAGGCATGATTAATACAGGGAAAAATTTAGCGATGGCTCAAGTCAGCGGGGCCCTCTATTCTCGAGCGATTCAAGTAATGGCTGGGGCTACAACTCTCGGAAACTTTGTATCTATAAATGAGAGCGAGTCATATGAGATCGAGTATTGGCCGTTGGAGCTTTATAAGCTATCACTTGCTCCAGCAGAAGCTGAATTTTCTCGCAAAGTTGTGCTTGTGACTGGTGGTGCAGGTGGCATCGGCAGTGAAACGTGCCGCAAGTTTGCTGAACAGGGTGCACACGTGGCAGTCACCGATTTAAAATTAGAGGGTGCACAAAAAGTAGCAGATGACTTGAACAATGTCTTCGGTAAAGGTCGAGCGATTGCACTTAAAATGGATGTGACGAATGAAGAGGAGATTCGATCAGCTTATAAGCGTGTGGCACTCACTTATGGTGGTGTCGATACGATTGTGAATAATGCTGGTCTTGCCACCTCCAGCCCCTTTGAGGAAACAACATTAAAAGAATGGGAACTGAATATGAATGTCCTTGGTACAGGCTATTTTCTTGTAGCCCGTGAGGCTTTTAAACAGATGAAGGAACAAGGAATAGGCGGAAGTATGGTTTTTATTGGTTCGAAAAATTCGGTTTATGCAGGTAAAAATGCGTCTGCATACAGTTCTGTTAAAGCGTTAGAGGCTCATCTCGCCCGTTGTATTGCTGCAGAAGGAGGCGAATATGGCATTCGAGTGAACTCAGTTCTTCCAGACGCCGTTTTACAAGGCTCTGCCATTTGGAATTCTGATTGGCGTCATGAGAGGGCTGAAGCTTATGGAATAGACCCGAATGACTTAGAAGAGCATTACCGCAAACGGACGACATTGAAGGTGAACATTTTGCCAACAGACATAGCAGAAGCCATCATATTTTTAGCCTCGTCTAAATCGGCAAAAACCACAGGTTGTATGCTAACAGTGGATGGTGGAGTACCAGCAGCGTATACGAGGTAAATTAGCACATTTCAGAAATCTGACTGAATGTCACAATTGAATTTTCAACGCGAATGAGCACATGAGCATTTGAAAAAATGCAATGAAAGGTGGTCACTCCTAGAGTGGGCACTGTTTAAGTCGTTTTTTACAGAACTAACATTTATTTAATTAGGAGATAGGAGGCGGTGGAATGGAATCGAAAGGGAAAAAACATTGGTTTATTCCAGATGGTTATATTCCGGAACAAAGTTCAGGAGAGGTGGAAAGTCATGAAGCGATCTGCGTCTTAAATTGTCACTCTGAACCTGCTCACTTGTCCATGACCATTTATTTTGAAGATAGAGAACCGTTAGACAAAGTAAGTGAGACGATTCCAGGTCGCAGAACGAAACATATTCGGACAAATAGCCTTCATAACAGTGAGAATAGACGTATTCCTGTCGGTGTTCCTTATGCATTGGAAATCACCTCTGACAGACCAGTTATTATCCAATACAGCCGACTAGATTCATCTCAAAAGGCGCTGGCCTTAATGACAACGATCGGGTATGCATAACATCTTTCTTATTTGAGTAGAGTCGTCTTCTAACGGAATATGATCTGAACGAATGGGCTATTGGAATGTAATTTTTTTGAGATGAATTATTTTACAACAAGGGTGTACCAAAAGGCGCTTAATAAGTGCTTAAGGGGTACCCCTTTTTTATTGATAAATGAATGTCACGATTAAATCTTCAACGCAAAAAATAGATCGATGGCAAACAAACGATAAAGGATCGCAGTGAATAGTGGTGACTCCCACGGGGGAATCAATAGGGTCTAGTCGTATGGATATAAAAGTGAACAAGTTAAACCAAGATTTTATGTGAAAAAATGAGCGGAGGGAACTAGCAGGGAACAGCAAAAAAACGACTACTCAATAGAGAGTCGTGGGTGATGATTATTAACGCTATTTCCCATGAGAGATGTTCTTACGCTGAATGGTTTACACCCTTACAATTGATCTGCCCTCGTTTCTAATTTTTTCATAAAGTTGATCATCAAGGGCTTTATCGGTAATAATGTGGCTAATATCGTCCATAGTAGCAAATTGAATTAAAGCATCTTTCTGAAACTTTGTAGAATCACTTAGAAGAATTATATGGTCAGAGCACGTTAACGCTTCTTTTTTCCAATCTGCATGAAGGCCGTTAAATACAGTTAAGCCGTTTTCTATTGAAATACCTGTCGTTCCGAAAAAGATTTTATTCACGCGAATTTTTTTAAGCATACTAGATGCTTCGGAACCAAAAAGGGAACCCGAAGTACCGATTCGAGTACCACCAGCCATGATGAGCTGAACACGTTCTTTGTCAAGAAGGGTGTATGCAAGTTTTATGTCGTTTGTCATCACAGTAACAGGAAAGTCACCTAATAAACTAGCAAAAGCTTGTGTTGTACTCCCACCATCAATAAGCAACGTATCATTTTCTTCCACATGTTTTAACGCTTCATTTGCAATCGCGTGTTTACTATCTCCATGCTCCAGTTGTCTTTTTTTAATAGGTAAGAGATGGTTTTCCCCTTCAGCTAGTGTGGCACCACCATGGATGCGTTTTAGCATTCCTCTTTGTTCTAATGTTTCTAAATCGATGCGGACCGTTTTCTCTGTCACTTGAAGTAAGTCGCTTAGTTCAGAAACTTTCACAATAGAATGTTTATCAAGTTCATTTAAAATGCGTTCATGACGTTCAATAGAGAGCATATCAGTTTCCTCCACTAAAAAGTATAGTTCATTATACGAACAAAAACAATCATTTGTAAACAGTTTCAAACATTTTTATAACTATAATTAAGACTCTTGTTTTTATTAGCATGCTAAAGAGTACTTAAAGACCAATATAGTGAGGTTCTTTGATTATAGAGAAAGGATACAAGTAATTTATTTAAAGTGTGTCTCCAGACTCGGCCTATGTCTTTTGATGGGCTGTGGTTAAATAAGCTGTTTCAATGTTTGAATAAAACGGTTGGTTATATCGGTTTCAAATTTTTGGATATAATAGGTTGCTGCTAATGGCAACGTGATAGTGGAGGATGTGACCTCGCGAATTCTCTGTTCAGCTAACTCTCTTGTGAGTGTAGAGTGCGGCAAAATCGAAAATCCGATGCCTTCTTCAATAAATCGCTTTGTTATCGACACTTGTGAAACTTTCATCGTGCGGACCTGTCTGTAAGCATTTTTCAATTCCAAAAGAACGGGGTCCCAGTACCCAGGATGGTTATGTGTTAACAAAACATAGGTATTTATTATTTCCTCTAGTGTAACAGAAGAAGCTAGCGGAAATTTATCTAAAGCATAGGGAGCAACTATTTTGACAGGTTCTTCATATACTTTTTCACAAATAAGACCAGATCTACGAGACTCTTGGCGTGACAAGCCGATATCCGCCTTACCTTTATCCACTTCTTCAGCGATTAAGTGAGACTCAAGAACGTGCACATCAATTTCCACATGACGATTTGTTTTTAAAAACTGTTTCATCCAAAAAGGGAGATATGTGGAGGCAATCAAAGGTGAAACTGCAATAGTCAAAGTTTTATTATAACCTTGCCGTAACTTCTCAATATGGTCAATCCCTTCGTCCACATTAGCCATAATAGCTTGTGCATGGTTTAAAAATTCTCGACCGTAGGATGTGAGTCTGACATTCCTTCCTTTTTTCATAAACAAAGGAATGCCTAACTCTTTTTCAAGTTTTCTTATATGAACAGTGACGGTAGGCTGCGATAAAAAGAGCACTTCTGACGTTTTGTAAAAATTCTCATATTCAGCGGCAATTAGAAAAGTACGGAGCCATGTGATATTCATTGCGTTCTCCCCGATTCTATTAATTATGAAATATAATCAATTATACAATAATTATTTAATTTTATTAATGTAAATGCTGCTGTATCGTAAGTATAACGACTAATTCGAGGTGAATAAAATGGAAAATAAGGTGAGAAAAGGATTAGAAGGCGTTGTAGCAGCCGAAACAGCTATAAGTTATATTGATGGGGAACAGGGGGAACTTATTTACAGGGGACACCATGCGAAGGAGTTGGCAATCAACGAAGGGTTTGAATCCGCCTGTTATCTTCTGTGGTATGGGGATCTACCGGATAAAAATAAATTAGATAAAATCAAGCAGGAATTTAGAAATGGCCGACAGCTACCGGATTATGTGAAGAAGATCATACAGTTGCTTCCATTAGAAACATCCATGATGAGTGTGATTCGGACGTGTGTATCTGCAATGGGAGATAAAGAACGAGCGTGGCCCCCATCTGTGACAGAGGCCATTCATTTAACAGCCGTAATACCGGTGATGATTGCGATGAGACAGCGAGTACTTGAGGGAAAAGACATGATAGCACCTCACCCTACTTTGGATCATGTTGCAAATTATTTATACATGCTTACTGGTAATGAACCTTCCAAAGCACATGTTAAGGCATTAGACGCTTATTTTGTACTAACGATGGAGCATGGTATGAATGCGTCTACTTTCACATCACGTGTTGTCACCTCAAGTCAATCTGATATGGTATCTGCCGTAACAGGCGCTATCGGCACGATGAAAGGACCCCTTCATGGCGGAGCACCCACGGAAGTAACTTCCATGCTTGAGTCAGTAGGTATGAAAGAAAATGCGGAAAAATGGCTTAGACAACGATTGGAGAATGGTGAAAAATTGATGGGCTTTGGCCACCGTATTTATAAGACGAAAGATCCACGAGCAGAAGCATTGAAAGAAGTCACAAGAGACTTAACGGCTGAAGATACTTGGCTTGATTTAGCAGCACATGTAGAAGAAACAGCGATCCGTCTGTTAGAGGAATATAAGCCAGGAAGAAAGCTTTATACAAATGTAGAATTTTATGCGGCAGCGGTACTTCGTGCTGTATCTATGCCTAATAGTCTCTTTACACCTACGTTTACAGCGGCGCGTGTAGCTGGGTGGACAGCACATGTCATTGAACAAGCGAACGACAACCGGATTTATCGACCTCAGTCTTTATATACAGGTGATAAGCCCGTTTCCTAGAGAAAAAGGGTAATTTTCGTTTCGGCGTTTTAAATCAGTCTTACAACTGGTTTGTTCCACGTATCTACTTGGAACAATCACTATCATTTAAGCAGATTTTTCATCACACCTTTCTGTTTAGAGATGGTTTTATCTCATTGATTATTCTTTAAAAATAGGTATGATAAAATGGTTTTAATGGCACATGAGATTGACGAAGTTTGTCATAATTATGGTTGTTAATTTTTTAGTTTGTGGATGATAAAAAGAAAAGAGGGAGAAGCTGTTGAGTGAGTGGCCGTTTGAAAAAATTGTTGCGACAGAAGAAGAACTAAGAAATGTGATAGGAACACCTAGTAAAGTAGCGAATCAAAAAGTCGTGTCCTATTTAGATCATCATTGTCGGTCGTTTTTGGCATTATCACCATTTGTCATCATATCAACGGCTAATAACAGCGGGGCATGTGATGCTTCACCACGGGGTGATCAGCCAGGCTTTGTTCATGTAATAGATGATCATCATCTTGTTATTCCTGAAAGACCAGGAAATCGCCGGGGTGATTCTTTAACAAATATTATGGAAAATACTCACATCGGCTTGCTGTTTATGATACCTGGCCTTGGAGAAACATTAAGAGTAAACGGAAAGGCGTGTGTCACGACTGATGAGAGATTATTAACTGAAATGGCTGTGAATGATAATATCCCCTCCCTAGGTATCGGAGTGAAAGTTGAGGAATGCTTTATTCACTGCGCCAAAGCGTTCATACGTTCCTCTCTTTGGAAGCCAGATTCATGGCTTAATAATAAAGATAGACCCTCTGCCGCCCAAATATTAAAAGATCATGTAAAAGATAACACACTGACTGAAAACGATATGTCTGAATTATTAAAAGAAAGCTATGAAAAAAAGCTTTACTAATGTTATATAATTGTTAGGTATTTAGAAGTGATCCAACTTTTAAATACTTTTTTTATTTGGTGAAATGATGGGGCTGCTAAATTATGAACTCTAAACGCCTCAATAAGCATACAAAACAAAATAGCCTGAACTTCTAGATGATGACCGTCAGTTCAGGCTTTTACGCTTTCTATCTGTCTCAAAATGAACTAGTATGAGCGGGCAATCTAGCAGAAAACATGATTAGGAAGTTAACGTAAAGGAAGAGGGCGTAGTTTAATAAGAATAGTAGGGGGGATTTGGGAATTTGCTTGGGCTTGTTTTAAGAAGTAGTACATTGCTTTTCCTCCGCTTGCGTTGGCGGAATGTATTGTAATTGATTTTGCCAATAACTGCTGGCTTACCATCATCTCAACAAGCATGAATCCGTTTCGATGCTTGTTTTCCAAATCGTGATCAAGAGACAGATGGTTCACTTCATTCTGTTGTAAGGTGTCTAAACACTCATCAATCGTTTCAACTAATAAATAGTCTGGCGGGCAAGTTCTGTAATCATCAAGAAAAACATTGATTTCAGTCATATTGCCTCCTCTCACTTTCCACTGTAACATACGATAAGGTTAATGATAACAAGTATATTTTATCTTACTGGCCTGATAGACGGTTATACCGATTTTAAGAGTTTTATCACAGATAACCGTCCGTAAAACGCCTGTCTCAAAATAGAGAGCGGTTAAATCTATGTAGGTAGGAGCTAACGGATGCTAATGTCCTGATTGACTCAGCTATCAATCAGAGGGAGAAGAACGCCAAACTCCTTGCCGCGCTGTGCCCACGATATCTTCACGTGGAAGCAGGCAGAAAAGATCATTTATTTCCTGAAAAAGGGGTTAAGAGAGCGGTGTCATATTTAACGCAAATCTACGAGAAGGAAAGAGTAGGAAACAATTTTACAAGTCACTTTTTTAATGGTGGACATGAAGTGTGCGGTGAGAAGGCATTTACGTGGTTATCAGATGTCTTAATGAGAGAATGATAGTGTGAAATTATAAGGTAATCGAGTCAAAAGTCATTAGTAAAAAGCGCCATGATCAATTGTTTACTAATGGGCTGATGACTCTTTCTCTATGTTGTTTTCCAAATAGTGAACAGCTCGTTATTTTTTACATAATTCATTGTAAAACAATTTTAGTCTTGTTATAATCAAACTGTAACGAACAAAAACGAACTTAAAAGGTACTCATTTTCAAAAGGAAGGGGAATATATAATTGGAGATTAGGTATGCTACAAATCCAGAAGATATGAAGGCGTATACAACTGAGAAACTACGAGATGATTTCTTAATTGAAAGCTTGTTTGTTAAGGGCGAGGTTAACATGGTTTATTCCCATTATGATCGGGTTATTGTTGGTGGTGTCATGCCAACTACGGAAGGATTAAAATTGGATGCAGGTGACGCTTTAAGAACAGATTACTTTCTCGAACGTAGAGAAATAGGGATTGTCAATATTGGAGACAAAGGTAAGGTAACGGTTGACGGGGAAGATTATCCATTGAACAAACGAGATTGTTTGTATGTCGGTCTCGGAAAAAAAGACGTGACATTCCATAGTGATGATCCCTCCTCACCCGCTAAGTTATATATCGTTTCAGCGAATGCGCATAAGGAATACCCGACTCAAGTTTTACCGATTAAAGAGGCACAGCCAACAAAGCTTGGATCAGACGCTGAATCTAACAATCGCACCATTTATAAATATATACACGGGGAAGGTATTCAAAGCTGCCAGTTAATGATGGGTATGACGCTATTAGAGCCAAATAACATGTGGAACACAATGCCTGCCCATGTGCACGATCGGCGTATGGAAGTTTATTTATATTTTGATATGGATGAAGAATCACGGGTATTTCATTTTATGGGAGAGCCGAAAGAAACACGTCATTTACTAGTTAAAAACGAGCAGGCGATACTTTCTCCCCCTTGGTCAATTCATTCAGGTGTCGGAACAAATAACTATACGTTCATTTGGGCGATGGCTGGTGAAAACTATACATTTAAAGATATGGATTTTGTAAAAATGGAAGATTTAAAGTAATGTTGTTTATCGTACCTAGTCACTCTCTGTCGCTGGGTACGATTTTAATAGCTTGTATGTAAGCGCTTTACAAACAAAATATACTAAAAAGAGGTTAGACGATGACACATTTAGTTGATGAGCTAAAAAAGAAGAAGCTTGTAGCAATCATTCGTGGGATAGCCTATAAGGATGGTGAGGCAACAGCACGAGCGCTTAAAGATGGCGGAATAACATTTTTAGAAGTCACGTTAAATACAGATAACGCTTTACAATTAATCGAGGATTTGAATGATCACTTTGATGGAGAGTTAATTGTTGGTGCAGGAACTGTGTTGAATGTGCAAATGGCGAAAGAAGCTGTGGCTGCTGGCGCTACTTATCTCGTATCTCCTAACTTGGACGAAGCAGTTATTGAGTACGGGGGGGCGTGTGATGTAGACGTTTGGCCTGGCACACTTACACCGACAGAAATTGTAAGAGCGTTTGAACTGGGAGCCTCAGCCGTTAAAGTCTTTCCCATCGGAGCAGTAGGCGACGACTATATAAAAAATATTCGTGGACCACTGCCACATATTCCGATGATGGTAACAGGTGGTGTCACCTTGAATAATATGAATCATTATTTTTCTCAAGGAGCTGTAGCAGCAGGATTGGGAAGCAATCTTGTTAATAACACGTTGATCGCTAAAGGGGAATTTTCGCAAATGACAGCGATGGCCAAGAAGTATACAGAATTGGTGAATGGAGGTCTAGCCCATGACAGCCTTACGAAGCGTTGATGTCGTTACCATTGGTGAGAGTATGGTTTTATTTCAACCATCCCCAGAAGGGACGATTCCATATGCCTCTCTTTTTGCCAGCTCGGTTGGCGGTGCAGAATCCAATGTGGCTCTCGCTTTATCGCGGCTTGGTAAGACATCACGTTGGATTAGTAGATTAGGCGATGATCCATTTGGAAAGATGATTTTATCCACGCTTGCAGGAGAAGGGGTTGATGTGTCTCACGTTATAACGGATGATCAGCACCCGACGGCCGTTTTTTTCAAAGAGTCAAAGGGTTATGGAGATCCGAATGTATATTATTATCGCAAGAATTCAGCAGCAAGCTATTTCTCGAAA
The DNA window shown above is from Salipaludibacillus agaradhaerens and carries:
- a CDS encoding DeoR/GlpR family DNA-binding transcription regulator produces the protein MRSSINLSRESKADKRHSQILHQLQEKEKVRVSELSEQLDVTEETIRRDLEILEEQKQLIRVRGGAIPRQVEGFETPSLEREKKFLDEKKAMAKEAVKLVNEGEIIALDASTTSLQLAKALEDKPLTVITNSIHASIELAKKKAITVMLTGGYLRQESMSLVGFSSDKMINDYHIDTFFMSCTAVDSEWGVSDSHEMQAQTKKRIAELSEKIVLLVDHSKLEQKSLVRWLPLENIHTLITSADPSHQDFKPYTLQNIKTISVSKT
- a CDS encoding bifunctional aldolase/short-chain dehydrogenase produces the protein MVKYLWNDSDARELSPGLDELVYRSNLIGSDRAICNWGGGNTSLKTVEKDFRGREIDVMWVKGSGSDLATMSHKNFTGLNLTDIRPLMARDHMSDEEMVSYLSHCMIDSTHPRSSIETLLHAFLPYPHVDHTHPDAIISICCAHNGKEIAREIFGDRFVWVPYVRPGFTLSKMIAEGVKNHPRADLVLMEKHGLVVWGDTAKESYDKTIAVINEAEEYIKKQRNGKCLFGGEKYSTLVREERRAILAEIMPYLRGQVYEEEAMILTYKDEPEILEFINSHDADTLSQIGAACPDHLVHTKRLPLYLDWDPATKDVTSLKQFINNGIEAYKDAYKAYFERNKNEGDTMFEPSPRVILIPGLGMINTGKNLAMAQVSGALYSRAIQVMAGATTLGNFVSINESESYEIEYWPLELYKLSLAPAEAEFSRKVVLVTGGAGGIGSETCRKFAEQGAHVAVTDLKLEGAQKVADDLNNVFGKGRAIALKMDVTNEEEIRSAYKRVALTYGGVDTIVNNAGLATSSPFEETTLKEWELNMNVLGTGYFLVAREAFKQMKEQGIGGSMVFIGSKNSVYAGKNASAYSSVKALEAHLARCIAAEGGEYGIRVNSVLPDAVLQGSAIWNSDWRHERAEAYGIDPNDLEEHYRKRTTLKVNILPTDIAEAIIFLASSKSAKTTGCMLTVDGGVPAAYTR
- a CDS encoding sensory rhodopsin transducer, which encodes MESKGKKHWFIPDGYIPEQSSGEVESHEAICVLNCHSEPAHLSMTIYFEDREPLDKVSETIPGRRTKHIRTNSLHNSENRRIPVGVPYALEITSDRPVIIQYSRLDSSQKALALMTTIGYA
- a CDS encoding DeoR/GlpR family DNA-binding transcription regulator — protein: MLSIERHERILNELDKHSIVKVSELSDLLQVTEKTVRIDLETLEQRGMLKRIHGGATLAEGENHLLPIKKRQLEHGDSKHAIANEALKHVEENDTLLIDGGSTTQAFASLLGDFPVTVMTNDIKLAYTLLDKERVQLIMAGGTRIGTSGSLFGSEASSMLKKIRVNKIFFGTTGISIENGLTVFNGLHADWKKEALTCSDHIILLSDSTKFQKDALIQFATMDDISHIITDKALDDQLYEKIRNEGRSIVRV
- a CDS encoding LysR family transcriptional regulator; the encoded protein is MNITWLRTFLIAAEYENFYKTSEVLFLSQPTVTVHIRKLEKELGIPLFMKKGRNVRLTSYGREFLNHAQAIMANVDEGIDHIEKLRQGYNKTLTIAVSPLIASTYLPFWMKQFLKTNRHVEIDVHVLESHLIAEEVDKGKADIGLSRQESRRSGLICEKVYEEPVKIVAPYALDKFPLASSVTLEEIINTYVLLTHNHPGYWDPVLLELKNAYRQVRTMKVSQVSITKRFIEEGIGFSILPHSTLTRELAEQRIREVTSSTITLPLAATYYIQKFETDITNRFIQTLKQLI
- a CDS encoding citrate synthase/methylcitrate synthase gives rise to the protein MENKVRKGLEGVVAAETAISYIDGEQGELIYRGHHAKELAINEGFESACYLLWYGDLPDKNKLDKIKQEFRNGRQLPDYVKKIIQLLPLETSMMSVIRTCVSAMGDKERAWPPSVTEAIHLTAVIPVMIAMRQRVLEGKDMIAPHPTLDHVANYLYMLTGNEPSKAHVKALDAYFVLTMEHGMNASTFTSRVVTSSQSDMVSAVTGAIGTMKGPLHGGAPTEVTSMLESVGMKENAEKWLRQRLENGEKLMGFGHRIYKTKDPRAEALKEVTRDLTAEDTWLDLAAHVEETAIRLLEEYKPGRKLYTNVEFYAAAVLRAVSMPNSLFTPTFTAARVAGWTAHVIEQANDNRIYRPQSLYTGDKPVS
- a CDS encoding pyridoxamine 5'-phosphate oxidase family protein, translated to MSEWPFEKIVATEEELRNVIGTPSKVANQKVVSYLDHHCRSFLALSPFVIISTANNSGACDASPRGDQPGFVHVIDDHHLVIPERPGNRRGDSLTNIMENTHIGLLFMIPGLGETLRVNGKACVTTDERLLTEMAVNDNIPSLGIGVKVEECFIHCAKAFIRSSLWKPDSWLNNKDRPSAAQILKDHVKDNTLTENDMSELLKESYEKKLY
- a CDS encoding cyclic-phosphate processing receiver domain-containing protein, translated to MTEINVFLDDYRTCPPDYLLVETIDECLDTLQQNEVNHLSLDHDLENKHRNGFMLVEMMVSQQLLAKSITIHSANASGGKAMYYFLKQAQANSQIPPTILIKLRPLPLR
- the kduI gene encoding 5-dehydro-4-deoxy-D-glucuronate isomerase, coding for MEIRYATNPEDMKAYTTEKLRDDFLIESLFVKGEVNMVYSHYDRVIVGGVMPTTEGLKLDAGDALRTDYFLERREIGIVNIGDKGKVTVDGEDYPLNKRDCLYVGLGKKDVTFHSDDPSSPAKLYIVSANAHKEYPTQVLPIKEAQPTKLGSDAESNNRTIYKYIHGEGIQSCQLMMGMTLLEPNNMWNTMPAHVHDRRMEVYLYFDMDEESRVFHFMGEPKETRHLLVKNEQAILSPPWSIHSGVGTNNYTFIWAMAGENYTFKDMDFVKMEDLK
- a CDS encoding bifunctional 4-hydroxy-2-oxoglutarate aldolase/2-dehydro-3-deoxy-phosphogluconate aldolase; amino-acid sequence: MTHLVDELKKKKLVAIIRGIAYKDGEATARALKDGGITFLEVTLNTDNALQLIEDLNDHFDGELIVGAGTVLNVQMAKEAVAAGATYLVSPNLDEAVIEYGGACDVDVWPGTLTPTEIVRAFELGASAVKVFPIGAVGDDYIKNIRGPLPHIPMMVTGGVTLNNMNHYFSQGAVAAGLGSNLVNNTLIAKGEFSQMTAMAKKYTELVNGGLAHDSLTKR